Proteins co-encoded in one Jeotgalibacillus malaysiensis genomic window:
- a CDS encoding iron ABC transporter ATP-binding protein: MASTLVIKDLHVEIEGKEILKGVNLELDSGKIHVIMGPNGTGKSTLASAIMGHPKFEVTKGEVLLNGENVLEMEVDERALAGLFLAMQYPSEITGVTNADFLRSAINARREEGQEISLMKFIKELDKNMDFLEMDQNMAQRYLNEGFSGGEKKRNEILQLMMIKPEFGILDEIDSGLDIDALKVVSKGINQMRSEDFGCLIITHYQRLLNYIEPDFVHVMMQGRVVKSGGPELAQRLESEGYDWIKQELGIEDETVGQEA; the protein is encoded by the coding sequence ATGGCTTCAACTTTAGTAATTAAAGATCTTCATGTGGAGATCGAAGGCAAAGAAATTTTAAAAGGTGTAAACCTTGAATTAGATAGCGGTAAGATCCACGTTATTATGGGACCTAACGGAACAGGTAAATCTACGCTTGCTTCAGCGATTATGGGACACCCTAAGTTCGAAGTAACAAAAGGCGAGGTACTGCTGAACGGCGAGAACGTTCTTGAAATGGAAGTGGATGAGCGTGCACTTGCAGGTCTATTCCTTGCAATGCAATATCCAAGTGAAATCACTGGCGTAACAAATGCAGACTTCCTTCGTTCTGCAATCAATGCGCGCCGTGAAGAGGGTCAGGAAATTTCTCTAATGAAATTCATTAAAGAACTTGATAAAAACATGGACTTCCTTGAAATGGATCAGAACATGGCACAGCGTTACCTGAATGAAGGTTTCTCAGGCGGTGAGAAGAAGCGTAACGAAATTCTTCAGCTGATGATGATTAAGCCTGAATTCGGTATCCTTGATGAGATTGACTCTGGTCTTGATATTGATGCACTTAAAGTTGTATCAAAAGGAATTAACCAGATGCGCAGCGAAGATTTCGGCTGCCTGATCATCACTCACTATCAGCGTCTTCTTAACTACATCGAGCCGGATTTCGTACACGTTATGATGCAGGGCCGCGTGGTTAAATCAGGTGGACCTGAACTGGCTCAGCGCCTTGAAAGTGAAGGTTATGACTGGATCAAACAGGAACTTGGTATTGAAGACGAAACTGTAGGACAAGAAGCGTAA
- a CDS encoding short-chain dehydrogenase: MNVLITGASGGIGLELAKLYAEKGHTLILAARSEDKLKKLTAELADKYTIKTHVFKSDLSKAGAAQSLFDQVQSQDLHVDILINNAGVGLFGEFHQTDLQKERDMIQLNITSLTELTKLFGREMVNAKSGKILNVASTAAFFPGPLMAVYYASKAYVKSFTEALENEWAEHGVQVSGLYPGPTSTGFKDTAELNDSKLFNNGTMKPQAVAKIAFIEFMNGKKQIIPGGMNKLQSRASRLISRSAAAGIVRKTQERE, translated from the coding sequence ATGAATGTGTTGATTACGGGTGCTTCCGGCGGGATTGGGCTGGAGCTTGCGAAGCTTTATGCTGAGAAGGGACATACGCTGATTTTGGCTGCGAGAAGTGAGGATAAGCTGAAGAAATTGACAGCAGAGCTTGCTGATAAATATACAATTAAGACGCACGTTTTCAAAAGTGATTTATCAAAAGCAGGTGCTGCTCAGTCTTTATTTGATCAGGTGCAATCACAAGATCTGCATGTTGATATTCTGATTAATAATGCGGGTGTAGGTCTTTTTGGAGAGTTTCATCAAACGGATCTTCAAAAAGAGCGTGACATGATTCAGCTGAATATTACGTCGCTAACAGAGCTGACGAAGTTGTTTGGACGTGAGATGGTGAATGCCAAGTCCGGTAAGATTCTAAATGTCGCTTCAACAGCTGCATTTTTCCCGGGGCCGCTGATGGCCGTGTACTACGCGTCTAAGGCGTATGTGAAATCATTTACTGAGGCGCTCGAAAACGAATGGGCTGAGCATGGCGTACAGGTATCAGGACTTTATCCGGGGCCTACGAGTACAGGGTTTAAAGATACTGCAGAGTTAAACGATTCAAAGTTATTTAATAATGGCACGATGAAACCGCAGGCAGTAGCAAAGATTGCATTTATTGAATTTATGAACGGGAAAAAGCAGATTATCCCGGGCGGCATGAATAAGCTTCAGTCCAGAGCGAGCCGTCTCATATCAAGATCAGCTGCTGCAGGGATCGTCAGGAAAACACAGGAAAGAGAGTAG
- a CDS encoding thioredoxin, protein MIKEWTIEDLDQRLQEKKQAAMYLYTPMCGTCKLAGKMLEVTAAAISDTEIGKADLNYVEPLAERYQIESVPCLLLFKDGELVQKMYKFESVPTIFEAFGDLSAQPANQ, encoded by the coding sequence ATGATAAAAGAATGGACGATAGAAGACCTCGATCAGCGCTTGCAGGAAAAAAAGCAGGCAGCGATGTATTTGTATACGCCGATGTGTGGAACGTGTAAGCTTGCAGGTAAGATGCTTGAAGTGACGGCTGCTGCGATTTCGGATACTGAGATTGGGAAGGCGGATCTTAACTATGTTGAGCCGCTTGCTGAGCGCTACCAGATCGAAAGTGTGCCGTGCCTGCTGTTGTTTAAAGATGGCGAATTGGTACAGAAGATGTATAAGTTTGAATCTGTTCCAACGATCTTTGAGGCATTTGGTGACTTATCAGCACAGCCTGCAAATCAGTAA
- a CDS encoding methionine import system permease MetP gives MIEQIFPNVEWPVMWEATYETIYMTVLSVAITFVLGLALGLLLFLTSKGNLWENKIAYTITTALVNIFRSIPFIILIVLLIPFTRFLLGTIRGADAALPALIIGAAPFYARMVEIALREIDKGVIEAARSMGAKVSTIIFKVLLPESMPALISGITVTAIALVGYTAMAGVIGAGGLGNLAFLDGFQRSRDDVTLAATIIILAIVFIIQFFGDFFTNKLDKR, from the coding sequence ATGATTGAGCAGATTTTTCCGAACGTAGAATGGCCGGTCATGTGGGAAGCAACTTATGAAACGATCTATATGACGGTATTATCAGTTGCGATCACATTCGTACTCGGACTCGCACTCGGGCTGCTTTTATTTCTCACTTCTAAAGGAAACCTGTGGGAAAATAAAATCGCCTATACCATTACAACCGCACTTGTGAATATATTCAGGTCCATTCCATTTATTATCCTGATTGTATTGCTGATCCCGTTCACACGCTTTCTACTTGGAACGATCAGAGGCGCGGATGCAGCGCTTCCTGCATTAATCATTGGTGCAGCCCCATTCTATGCACGTATGGTTGAAATTGCACTGCGCGAAATTGATAAAGGCGTCATTGAAGCAGCGAGATCAATGGGTGCAAAGGTCAGTACAATTATCTTTAAAGTTTTACTGCCGGAATCAATGCCGGCTCTGATCTCAGGAATCACCGTTACAGCAATCGCACTGGTTGGTTATACAGCGATGGCCGGTGTAATTGGAGCAGGCGGACTTGGTAATCTGGCATTCCTAGACGGATTCCAGCGAAGCCGTGATGACGTTACGCTCGCTGCAACCATCATTATCTTAGCAATCGTCTTCATCATTCAATTCTTTGGAGACTTCTTCACCAACAAACTGGATAAACGCTAA
- a CDS encoding glycine cleavage system protein H: MSSPKELRYSEEHEWVKVEDGKARIGITEFAQSELGDIVFVELPEVGDELQADEPFGSVESVKTVSELYAPVSGKVVEVNEDLEDSPEYVNESPYEKAWMVVVELSDDSEVDALMDAEAYDKMTDED, from the coding sequence ATGAGTTCACCAAAAGAATTACGTTATTCAGAAGAACACGAATGGGTAAAAGTTGAAGACGGTAAAGCGCGTATCGGTATCACTGAATTTGCACAGTCAGAACTTGGCGATATCGTATTCGTTGAGCTTCCGGAAGTTGGCGACGAGCTGCAGGCAGACGAGCCATTTGGCAGCGTTGAATCTGTAAAAACAGTTTCAGAACTTTACGCACCAGTCAGCGGTAAAGTCGTTGAGGTGAACGAAGACCTTGAAGACAGCCCTGAATACGTTAACGAATCTCCATATGAAAAAGCATGGATGGTCGTAGTAGAACTTTCTGACGACTCAGAAGTTGACGCACTGATGGATGCTGAAGCATATGACAAGATGACAGACGAAGACTGA
- a CDS encoding ArsR family transcriptional regulator: MGEQAEKAFRDCIPLFQALSDPYRQDIILMLSDTDSMTVNELTDKLPLSRPAVSHHLKILREQGILKMEQHGTQRNYSLAFEGALETLKHLIITVEDRCY, encoded by the coding sequence ATGGGGGAACAGGCAGAAAAAGCATTTCGGGATTGTATTCCGTTGTTTCAGGCATTAAGTGATCCTTATCGTCAGGATATTATTCTAATGCTTTCAGATACAGATTCAATGACAGTCAATGAATTAACGGACAAGCTGCCACTCTCCCGTCCTGCTGTTTCTCATCATTTGAAAATTCTGCGCGAACAGGGTATTTTAAAAATGGAACAGCACGGCACACAGCGCAATTATTCCCTTGCATTTGAGGGTGCGCTTGAGACGTTAAAGCATCTGATCATTACAGTGGAGGACCGCTGTTATTAA
- a CDS encoding methionine ABC transporter ATP-binding protein encodes MITISDVKKVFKTKSGSLIAVDKVNLNIKEGEIFGVIGYSGAGKSTLIRMLNGLEQPSEGKVDINGKLISSIKGGDLRKARQKISMIFQHFNLLWSRTVRENISFPLEIAGVPKQQRLKRVDELIELVGLEGRGDSYPSQLSGGQKQRVGIARALANDPEVLLCDEATSALDPQTTDSILELLVDINKRLGLTIVLITHEMHVIRKICHRVAVMEGGKVVELGNVLDVFKQPKENITKRFVQQVTEPEETKDTIEHLLKEYQDGKVIKLTFVGESAEQPVVTNLIRSFDLQVNILQGKISQTQNGAYGSLFIHLHGKPDELARAIEFLEAASVGVEVITHD; translated from the coding sequence ATGATAACCATCTCGGATGTCAAAAAGGTATTTAAAACAAAAAGCGGATCACTGATAGCAGTCGATAAAGTCAACCTGAATATCAAGGAAGGCGAAATCTTCGGTGTCATTGGCTACAGTGGTGCCGGTAAAAGTACATTAATCCGTATGCTGAACGGGCTTGAACAGCCGTCAGAAGGTAAGGTTGATATAAATGGCAAGCTGATTTCCTCTATCAAAGGAGGAGACTTACGCAAAGCGAGACAGAAAATCAGCATGATCTTCCAGCATTTTAATCTGCTCTGGTCAAGAACGGTCAGGGAGAACATTTCTTTTCCACTTGAAATTGCAGGTGTTCCAAAACAGCAGCGACTGAAGAGAGTGGATGAGCTGATTGAGCTTGTAGGTCTTGAAGGACGAGGGGATTCATACCCTTCACAGTTGAGTGGCGGTCAGAAGCAGAGGGTCGGGATTGCAAGAGCACTTGCAAATGATCCTGAGGTATTGCTTTGTGATGAAGCAACGTCAGCACTCGATCCTCAGACAACCGATTCAATTCTTGAACTGCTTGTTGATATTAATAAGCGTCTTGGCCTGACAATTGTACTGATCACCCACGAGATGCACGTGATCAGAAAGATCTGTCACCGAGTTGCCGTCATGGAAGGCGGAAAAGTCGTTGAGCTTGGCAATGTGCTTGATGTCTTCAAGCAGCCAAAAGAAAACATCACGAAGCGCTTTGTTCAGCAGGTAACAGAACCTGAAGAAACAAAAGATACGATTGAACATCTGCTGAAGGAATATCAGGACGGAAAAGTTATCAAGCTCACATTCGTAGGTGAATCAGCTGAGCAGCCGGTGGTCACAAATCTGATCCGTTCATTTGATCTTCAGGTGAACATCCTTCAGGGGAAAATTTCTCAGACGCAAAATGGCGCATATGGCTCACTGTTTATTCATTTACACGGGAAACCGGATGAACTGGCGCGTGCGATTGAATTTCTAGAAGCGGCAAGTGTTGGAGTGGAGGTGATCACACATGATTGA
- a CDS encoding acyl-CoA dehydrogenase has translation MSNETKALVKGGSFLIEDVEASSVFTPEDYTDEQKMIAKTTEDYVINEVVPEVEHIENHEFDRSVKLLKKAGDLGLLGADVPEEYGGLGLDKVSSALIAEKMSRAGGFSITHGAHVGIGSLPIVLFGNEDQKQKYLPTLATGEKIAAYALTEPGSGSDALGAKTTAKLNEAGTHYMLNGEKQWITNAGFADVFVVYAKIDGEQFSTFIVEREFPGVSVGAEEKKMGIKSSSTRTLILEDAEVPVENLLGEAGKGHVIAFNILNIGRYKLGVGTVGASKRALELAVKYTNERKQFNTPISSFNLTKEKLATMGAKLYATESSVYRTVGLFEDRMSQLSDEEIKDGKEVAKSIAEYAIECSLNKVFGTESLDYIADEAVQLHGGYGFMQEYEVERIYRDSRINRIFEGTNEINRLLVPGTYLRKAMKGELPLLQKAQALQEELMSMMPEEISDEPLKQEEYLVKNAKKIGLLAAGLAAQKYGKALEAEQEVLVNIADIVSLAYAMESSLLRTQKAVEKSGLEKNQQKVLYTQIFCQEAFNEIEQHAKETLIAAESGDSLRMMLSALRKFTRFTPVNLIPVKREAAAKLIDAEKFVV, from the coding sequence ATGTCAAACGAAACAAAAGCATTGGTTAAAGGCGGCAGCTTTCTGATTGAGGATGTTGAAGCTTCAAGCGTATTCACACCTGAGGATTACACAGACGAGCAGAAAATGATTGCCAAAACAACTGAGGATTATGTGATCAACGAGGTTGTTCCTGAAGTAGAGCACATCGAAAACCATGAGTTCGACCGTTCAGTAAAGCTTCTGAAAAAAGCAGGAGATCTTGGTCTTCTAGGAGCAGATGTTCCTGAAGAGTACGGCGGCCTTGGACTTGATAAGGTCAGCTCAGCTTTAATCGCTGAAAAAATGTCACGCGCGGGCGGTTTCTCAATCACTCACGGTGCACACGTAGGAATCGGTTCACTGCCGATCGTTCTTTTCGGTAACGAAGATCAGAAGCAAAAGTATCTGCCAACACTTGCGACTGGTGAGAAAATTGCTGCTTATGCACTGACTGAGCCAGGTTCAGGTTCTGACGCACTTGGCGCAAAAACGACTGCTAAGCTAAATGAAGCAGGTACTCACTATATGTTAAATGGTGAAAAGCAGTGGATTACAAATGCAGGTTTTGCTGATGTATTTGTTGTCTATGCAAAAATTGACGGCGAGCAGTTCTCTACATTTATCGTAGAGCGTGAATTCCCGGGCGTTTCAGTTGGAGCTGAAGAGAAGAAAATGGGGATTAAGAGTTCTTCAACTCGTACATTGATCCTTGAAGACGCAGAAGTTCCGGTTGAAAACCTTCTTGGTGAAGCAGGAAAAGGTCACGTGATCGCATTTAACATTCTGAACATCGGCCGTTACAAGCTTGGTGTAGGTACAGTAGGTGCTTCAAAGCGTGCGCTTGAACTAGCGGTGAAATATACAAACGAGCGTAAGCAGTTCAATACGCCAATCTCAAGCTTCAACCTGACGAAGGAAAAGCTTGCGACAATGGGTGCGAAGCTTTATGCAACAGAGAGCTCAGTTTACCGTACAGTTGGTCTTTTCGAGGATCGTATGAGCCAGCTGTCTGATGAAGAGATTAAAGACGGTAAAGAAGTAGCAAAATCAATCGCTGAATATGCAATTGAGTGCTCGCTTAATAAAGTATTCGGTACAGAATCTCTTGACTATATCGCTGACGAAGCAGTTCAACTGCACGGCGGTTACGGATTTATGCAGGAGTATGAAGTAGAGCGTATCTACCGCGACTCACGTATTAACCGTATCTTTGAAGGAACAAACGAAATCAACCGTCTGTTAGTGCCAGGCACTTACCTGCGTAAAGCAATGAAAGGCGAACTGCCATTACTTCAAAAAGCACAGGCGCTTCAGGAAGAACTGATGAGCATGATGCCTGAAGAAATCAGCGATGAGCCGTTAAAGCAGGAAGAGTATCTTGTAAAGAATGCGAAGAAGATCGGTCTGCTGGCTGCAGGTCTTGCTGCACAGAAGTACGGCAAAGCGCTTGAAGCAGAGCAGGAAGTTCTTGTAAACATTGCTGATATCGTATCTCTTGCTTATGCAATGGAGTCTTCACTTCTTCGTACACAGAAGGCTGTTGAAAAGTCTGGTTTAGAGAAGAACCAGCAGAAGGTTCTATATACGCAGATCTTCTGTCAGGAAGCTTTCAATGAGATTGAACAGCATGCGAAAGAAACGCTGATTGCTGCTGAGAGCGGTGATTCACTGCGCATGATGCTTTCTGCTCTTCGTAAGTTCACTCGTTTCACTCCGGTGAATCTGATTCCGGTGAAGCGTGAAGCGGCTGCGAAGCTGATTGATGCTGAGAAGTTTGTCGTTTAA
- a CDS encoding methionine-binding lipoprotein metQ precursor, translated as MKKFVVGTFAATSIFALAACGSDNAEEGIGTSEDGEPVELTVGASNVPHAEILEQAQPLLEEEGVNLQIETYQDYILPNQDLDSGEIDANYFQHVPYLESQIAEHGYDFANAGGIHIEPIGVYSQEHESLEDLPDGAEILMSNSVADHGRILTMLEAQGLITLDPEVEKTEAEVSDIVENPKNLQFEADYEAALLVQLYENGEGDAVLINSNYAIDAGINPLEDSIALEDSDSPYVNVIAVNSGEEDNEAVQKLVEVLTSEEIQDFILEEWGGAVVPVDAE; from the coding sequence ATGAAAAAATTCGTAGTAGGAACATTCGCAGCAACAAGTATCTTTGCATTAGCCGCTTGCGGTTCAGATAACGCAGAGGAAGGAATCGGTACAAGCGAAGACGGCGAGCCGGTTGAACTGACTGTGGGCGCATCTAACGTACCACATGCTGAAATCCTTGAACAGGCACAGCCGCTTCTTGAAGAAGAAGGCGTCAACCTTCAGATCGAAACGTATCAGGATTATATTCTTCCTAACCAGGACCTTGATTCAGGTGAAATTGATGCAAACTACTTCCAGCACGTCCCTTACCTTGAGTCACAAATTGCAGAACATGGCTATGACTTTGCTAATGCTGGCGGCATTCACATTGAACCGATCGGCGTATATTCTCAGGAGCACGAATCACTTGAAGACCTTCCAGATGGCGCAGAGATCCTGATGAGTAATTCAGTAGCTGACCACGGCCGTATCCTGACAATGCTTGAAGCGCAGGGACTAATCACGCTAGACCCTGAAGTAGAGAAAACAGAAGCAGAAGTATCTGACATTGTAGAAAATCCTAAAAACCTTCAGTTTGAAGCAGACTACGAAGCAGCACTGCTTGTACAGCTTTACGAAAACGGAGAAGGTGACGCGGTTCTAATCAACTCTAACTACGCAATTGATGCTGGAATTAACCCGCTTGAAGATTCAATCGCGCTTGAAGATTCAGATTCGCCATATGTAAACGTAATTGCTGTTAACAGCGGTGAAGAAGATAACGAAGCAGTTCAGAAACTTGTAGAAGTATTAACTTCTGAAGAAATCCAGGACTTCATTCTTGAAGAATGGGGCGGAGCTGTCGTACCGGTTGACGCTGAATAA
- a CDS encoding acetyl-CoA acetyltransferase — MREAVIVAGARTPVGKAKKGSLAHVRPDDLGALAVRETLKRAGNYDGEIDDLIFGCAMPEAEQGMNMARNIGALAGLNYTVPAITINRYCSSGLQSIAYGAERIMIGQADTIIAGGAESMSLVPMMGHTVRPNSKIAEEMPEYYMSMGHTAEEVAKKFGISREDQDAFAVRSHQKAAKAVHGGVFDEEIVPVEVTRRTVGKDHKLKEETFTFSRDEGVRPDSSVESLGKLRPAFSMTGSVTAGNASQTSDGAAAVMVMEREKAESLGLKPIAKFRSFAVGGVPPEIMGVGPVEAIPKALKLAGLSLSDIDLFELNEAFASQSIQVIRQLGLNEEIVNVNGGAIALGHPLGCTGTKLTLSLLHELKRRQQQFGVVTMCIGGGMGAAGVFEMIN, encoded by the coding sequence ATGCGTGAAGCAGTAATCGTTGCCGGAGCGAGAACTCCGGTCGGTAAAGCAAAAAAAGGATCACTGGCGCATGTACGTCCGGATGATTTGGGCGCACTGGCTGTCAGAGAAACACTAAAGCGTGCAGGAAACTATGACGGAGAAATTGATGACTTAATCTTCGGCTGTGCAATGCCGGAAGCAGAACAGGGCATGAACATGGCACGTAATATCGGTGCACTTGCAGGGCTGAATTACACAGTACCTGCAATCACAATTAACCGCTATTGCTCATCTGGTCTTCAGTCAATTGCATACGGCGCAGAGCGTATTATGATCGGTCAGGCAGATACCATTATCGCTGGCGGAGCAGAATCAATGAGCCTTGTCCCGATGATGGGTCACACGGTTCGACCGAATTCAAAAATCGCAGAAGAAATGCCTGAATACTATATGAGCATGGGTCACACAGCTGAGGAAGTGGCGAAGAAATTTGGCATCTCACGTGAAGACCAGGATGCATTCGCAGTCAGAAGTCATCAAAAAGCAGCTAAAGCTGTTCATGGCGGTGTATTTGACGAAGAGATTGTACCGGTGGAAGTAACGCGCCGTACAGTTGGAAAAGATCATAAGCTGAAAGAGGAGACTTTCACATTCTCAAGAGATGAAGGCGTACGTCCTGATTCTTCAGTAGAATCTCTGGGTAAACTTCGTCCCGCTTTCTCAATGACGGGTTCTGTAACAGCGGGTAACGCTTCACAGACAAGTGACGGTGCTGCAGCTGTCATGGTGATGGAACGTGAAAAAGCAGAATCACTCGGTCTGAAGCCAATCGCTAAGTTCCGTTCATTTGCAGTAGGCGGCGTGCCTCCTGAAATTATGGGTGTCGGACCGGTTGAGGCGATTCCAAAAGCGTTAAAACTTGCTGGACTTTCTTTATCTGATATTGATCTGTTTGAGTTAAATGAAGCTTTTGCTTCACAGTCAATCCAGGTCATCAGACAGCTTGGCCTGAACGAGGAGATCGTTAACGTTAACGGCGGTGCAATTGCACTTGGCCACCCGCTAGGCTGTACAGGAACTAAGCTGACGCTGTCACTGCTTCACGAGCTGAAGCGCAGACAGCAGCAATTCGGCGTAGTGACGATGTGTATCGGCGGCGGAATGGGCGCAGCAGGCGTCTTTGAAATGATTAACTAA
- a CDS encoding Fe-S cluster assembly protein SufD, which produces MTTQMKLPVDQQAVQAFSEKNGEPGWLSSLRLDALAKAEELPLPKPDKTKIDKWNFTQFASHTVDSEVYASLEELPETVKSLVDAEKQENLYIQRNNTPAYLKLSDSLKSKGVIFTDILTAAKEHSELVEQYFMKDAVQVDEHKLTALHAALVNGGAFLYVPKNVELEEPIQAVYVHDNADAALFNHVLVVAEENSAVTYVESYLATEGAGESLANIITEVVAKDNARVVYGAVDNLSEGTTTYVNRRGTAARDAKIEWALGMMNDGNTISENITHLIGDNSHGDTKMVVVGRGNQKQNFTTNIRHWGKNSEGYILKHGVMKDAASSIFNGIGKIEHGATKANAEQESRVLMLSEKARGDANPILLIDEDDVTAGHAASVGRVDPMQLFYLMSRGISQKEAERLVIHGFLAPVVTNLPIEGVKQQLTEVIERKVNV; this is translated from the coding sequence ATGACGACACAAATGAAATTGCCGGTTGATCAGCAAGCGGTGCAGGCTTTCTCAGAAAAGAACGGCGAGCCTGGCTGGCTGTCGTCCCTTCGATTGGACGCACTTGCGAAAGCAGAAGAGCTGCCATTGCCGAAGCCGGATAAAACGAAAATTGATAAATGGAATTTCACACAGTTTGCAAGCCATACTGTGGATAGCGAAGTATATGCTTCACTTGAAGAGCTTCCTGAAACAGTGAAGTCTCTTGTAGACGCTGAGAAGCAGGAAAACCTGTATATCCAGCGCAACAACACGCCAGCTTACCTGAAGCTGTCTGACAGCCTGAAGAGTAAAGGTGTTATTTTCACAGATATTTTAACTGCAGCAAAGGAACATTCTGAGCTGGTTGAACAATATTTCATGAAGGACGCTGTGCAGGTGGACGAGCATAAGCTGACTGCACTTCACGCAGCACTTGTAAATGGCGGAGCATTCCTTTATGTGCCTAAAAACGTTGAACTTGAAGAGCCGATCCAGGCTGTTTATGTTCACGACAATGCAGATGCAGCTCTTTTCAACCACGTATTAGTAGTAGCTGAAGAGAACTCTGCAGTCACTTATGTTGAATCTTATCTTGCAACTGAAGGTGCTGGTGAGTCGCTTGCGAACATTATCACTGAAGTTGTAGCAAAAGATAACGCGCGCGTTGTCTACGGAGCGGTTGATAACCTGTCAGAAGGTACAACAACTTACGTAAACCGCCGCGGTACAGCAGCACGTGATGCAAAAATCGAGTGGGCACTTGGCATGATGAATGACGGAAATACAATTTCAGAAAACATCACGCACCTGATTGGTGATAACTCACACGGTGACACGAAGATGGTTGTAGTCGGACGTGGAAACCAAAAGCAGAACTTCACAACGAATATCAGACACTGGGGTAAAAACTCAGAAGGATATATTCTGAAGCACGGTGTTATGAAGGACGCAGCTTCTTCTATCTTTAATGGAATCGGTAAGATCGAGCACGGCGCGACAAAAGCAAACGCTGAGCAGGAGTCACGTGTACTGATGCTGAGTGAAAAAGCACGCGGCGATGCAAACCCGATCCTTCTGATTGATGAAGATGATGTAACTGCCGGTCACGCAGCTTCAGTTGGCCGCGTTGATCCAATGCAGCTATTCTATCTGATGAGCCGTGGTATTTCTCAAAAAGAAGCAGAGCGTCTTGTCATTCACGGTTTCTTAGCACCAGTTGTAACGAACCTTCCAATTGAAGGCGTGAAGCAGCAGCTTACAGAAGTCATTGAAAGGAAAGTGAATGTATGA